A DNA window from Acidimicrobiia bacterium contains the following coding sequences:
- a CDS encoding alpha/beta fold hydrolase, protein MASAPIVLVPGFWLGAWAWDEVAEALRSDGHDVTALTLPGLESADADRSLVTFEDHVKAICDAVRAAGTPVVLAVHSATGFSGYAASDIVPEQIAAMVYVDTAPGVGALDRGFEGIEMPMVWAEIEDEENLDGLTDEQKERFRERAVPEPGAMIRQGAELTNDARRDIPSTMICTGFTSEQYQTYAREHPEWAFLAGIPELRNVTWIDLPTSHWPMWSKPVELAGIIGEVANAHRSG, encoded by the coding sequence ATGGCTTCTGCACCGATCGTCCTGGTTCCCGGCTTCTGGCTTGGCGCATGGGCGTGGGACGAAGTCGCGGAGGCCTTGCGCTCCGACGGCCATGACGTCACCGCCCTCACACTTCCCGGCCTCGAGTCGGCGGATGCCGACCGTTCCCTCGTCACCTTTGAGGACCATGTCAAAGCAATCTGCGATGCAGTTCGGGCGGCCGGCACCCCGGTGGTCCTTGCGGTCCATAGTGCGACCGGCTTCTCCGGCTATGCAGCCAGCGACATAGTCCCTGAGCAGATCGCGGCCATGGTCTACGTCGACACCGCCCCCGGCGTCGGAGCGCTCGACCGCGGGTTCGAGGGTATCGAGATGCCGATGGTCTGGGCAGAGATCGAGGATGAGGAGAACCTCGACGGGCTGACCGACGAGCAGAAGGAGCGGTTCCGCGAGCGTGCCGTGCCTGAGCCGGGCGCGATGATCCGCCAGGGTGCTGAGCTGACCAATGATGCGCGCCGCGACATCCCCAGCACGATGATCTGCACTGGCTTTACGTCTGAGCAGTACCAGACCTACGCTCGTGAGCACCCCGAGTGGGCCTTTCTGGCCGGCATTCCAGAGTTGCGCAACGTCACCTGGATCGACCTGCCAACCAGCCACTGGCCGATGTGGTCCAAACCGGTAGAACTGGCCGGGATCATCGGCGAAGTCGCGAACGCGCACCGATCCGGGTAG
- a CDS encoding class I mannose-6-phosphate isomerase, which translates to MLYPMILEPILAPKPWGGDRLAAYGKAVAAGDRIGESWEVADLDLDKFGTVPFGKSQVVNGPLAGETLRGLMTENGIELLGTAARFGQFPLLIKLLDAREPLSVQVHPTSDYVAHHPDTHMKTESWYVVEAEPEAVIFKGFRPGTQASDIARTAGTPELVGYLQTIPVSAGDIHHLPAGTIHALGAGVLVAEVQTPSDTTFRLYDWTEELNRPERPLQIAEALACLDYADPPQADPIELGPTVRSLIHTDHYWIHEHRSPVGTLTTDASPGLRVFMVLTGTVAIGAVSAGIGSTVLVPASTPSVVRAETTAIVLEIGLAR; encoded by the coding sequence ATGCTCTACCCGATGATTCTCGAACCGATCCTGGCTCCCAAACCGTGGGGTGGCGATCGCCTCGCCGCCTACGGGAAAGCCGTCGCGGCCGGGGATCGCATCGGGGAGAGCTGGGAGGTCGCCGATCTCGATCTCGACAAGTTCGGCACCGTTCCGTTCGGCAAGTCGCAGGTTGTCAACGGGCCGTTGGCTGGCGAGACGCTCCGTGGACTCATGACCGAGAATGGCATTGAGCTCCTTGGCACAGCTGCCCGGTTCGGACAGTTCCCGCTGCTCATCAAACTGCTCGACGCCAGAGAGCCCCTGTCGGTGCAAGTTCATCCCACGTCCGATTACGTGGCTCATCATCCCGACACGCACATGAAGACGGAGTCCTGGTACGTGGTGGAAGCCGAACCGGAGGCGGTCATCTTCAAGGGTTTCCGGCCAGGGACCCAAGCATCCGATATCGCTCGAACCGCCGGAACCCCAGAGTTGGTCGGCTATCTTCAGACGATCCCGGTCTCGGCCGGGGACATCCACCATCTCCCCGCCGGCACGATCCACGCCCTGGGAGCCGGAGTTCTGGTCGCTGAAGTCCAGACCCCGAGCGACACGACCTTCCGCCTGTATGACTGGACGGAAGAACTGAACAGACCCGAGCGACCTCTTCAAATCGCCGAAGCGCTCGCCTGCCTCGACTATGCCGATCCGCCCCAGGCAGATCCCATCGAGCTTGGCCCCACAGTTCGATCCCTGATCCACACCGACCACTACTGGATTCACGAACATCGATCACCGGTCGGAACCCTGACCACCGATGCCAGTCCAGGACTCAGAGTCTTCATGGTGCTGACGGGAACCGTGGCGATTGGCGCGGTCAGCGCCGGGATCGGATCCACAGTTCTCGTGCCTGCCTCAACTCCCAGCGTGGTTCGTGCGGAGACAACTGCGATCGTGCTGGAGATTGGTCTCGCTCGCTAG
- a CDS encoding site-specific DNA-methyltransferase, whose translation MVDESDIEVRRATETSAFGVGKRENHDASAFYARFTPPDVSDDDELGPAPATLILPDPPCVHGDSRHMDILPDKSVALVVTSPPYFVGKEYEQAVLGADGGHGPTPQIPTSYFEYLEMLKDVFAECKRVLEPGGRIAVNVANLGRKPYRSLSADVIKILQDDLGLLLRGEIIWHKADGATGSVAWGSFRKAANPVLRDITERVIVASKGRFDRARSAKQRETEGYPHENTLSTDEFMEATLDVWRIDPESARRVHHPAPFPVELPRRLIELYTYENDLVLDPFMGSGTTMVAAMRSGRRSVGFDLDEDYVKIASERYEATKHRRPAGRAFMPIDNEPLPIELFETHEERAEHFQERATREGKKAQDLAQAVLEQAGFKIIKEDVKLPKAGVQFNFLVEDEPGEQLFYVDVSGAFTTVRPGLIRTDTLWKTLGRAHVLKAKEPSAKLLIVTSNLPKANSPGDKALHAVGPWSVFDAIEMFDPTGVARLRAYAQGTDVPLPGFWSDDDIEKGFDLLPPAEDD comes from the coding sequence ATGGTTGATGAGAGCGACATCGAGGTTCGGCGCGCGACGGAAACGTCGGCGTTCGGAGTGGGCAAACGAGAGAACCACGATGCTTCGGCATTCTATGCCCGCTTCACGCCGCCGGATGTGTCCGATGACGACGAGCTAGGACCCGCTCCGGCCACGCTCATCCTTCCGGATCCGCCCTGTGTGCATGGCGACTCGCGACACATGGACATCCTTCCGGACAAGTCGGTGGCATTGGTCGTTACTTCCCCGCCATATTTCGTCGGCAAAGAATACGAACAGGCCGTGCTCGGCGCTGACGGCGGACATGGCCCGACGCCCCAGATTCCCACCTCGTACTTCGAATACCTCGAAATGCTCAAGGACGTGTTCGCCGAATGTAAACGAGTTCTGGAACCGGGCGGTCGAATCGCCGTCAACGTCGCCAACCTTGGCCGCAAGCCGTATCGGAGCCTGTCGGCCGATGTCATCAAGATCCTTCAGGACGACCTCGGTCTCCTGTTGCGCGGCGAGATCATCTGGCACAAAGCCGACGGGGCAACCGGATCGGTGGCGTGGGGTTCGTTCCGCAAGGCCGCCAACCCGGTGTTGCGCGACATCACCGAGCGGGTCATCGTGGCATCGAAAGGGCGTTTTGATCGAGCTCGGAGCGCCAAACAACGCGAAACCGAGGGGTACCCACACGAGAATACACTGTCGACCGACGAGTTCATGGAAGCCACGCTCGACGTTTGGCGGATCGATCCGGAAAGCGCACGGCGAGTCCACCATCCTGCTCCATTCCCGGTTGAACTGCCCCGCCGACTCATCGAGTTGTACACGTATGAGAACGACCTGGTGCTCGACCCGTTCATGGGGTCGGGAACGACGATGGTGGCGGCGATGCGTAGCGGACGTCGTTCGGTCGGCTTCGACCTCGACGAGGACTACGTCAAGATTGCTTCCGAACGCTACGAAGCGACCAAACATCGCAGACCTGCCGGTCGGGCATTTATGCCGATCGACAACGAACCGCTCCCGATCGAGTTGTTCGAAACCCACGAAGAACGAGCCGAGCACTTCCAGGAGCGGGCCACCCGGGAGGGTAAGAAGGCCCAGGATCTTGCCCAGGCGGTGCTCGAGCAAGCCGGCTTCAAGATCATCAAGGAAGACGTAAAGCTCCCCAAGGCAGGCGTGCAGTTCAACTTTCTCGTTGAGGACGAACCGGGCGAACAACTCTTCTATGTGGATGTGTCGGGCGCTTTCACCACCGTTCGGCCGGGACTGATCCGAACCGACACCCTGTGGAAGACGCTCGGTCGGGCCCATGTGCTCAAAGCCAAAGAACCATCCGCCAAGCTGCTCATCGTCACGTCAAACCTGCCCAAGGCCAACAGCCCCGGCGACAAAGCGCTTCATGCAGTCGGTCCGTGGAGTGTGTTCGATGCCATCGAAATGTTTGACCCGACCGGCGTCGCCCGGTTGCGGGCCTACGCGCAGGGAACCGACGTGCCCTTACCCGGGTTCTGGTCGGACGACGACATCGAAAAGGGCTTTGACCTTCTGCCCCCTGCCGAAGACGACTGA